ATTTATTATAATAATTGTGTTAGCACTCAAGATTAACGAGTGCTAACAAGTTAAAATAAGCTTATACTAAAAGTAAATTAATATAATAAAAAAATTAACATATTTTTAAGGAGGGGTTTAAAAATGAAAATTAGACCACTTGGTGACAGAGTTGTTATTAAGAGATTAGAAGCAGAGGAGACTACTAAAAGCGGTATAGTATTACCTAGCTCAGCTAAAGAAAAGCCTCAAATGGCAGAAGTTGTTGCTGTAGGTCCTGGTGGAGTTGTAGAAGGTAAAGAAGTTCAAATGCAAGTTAAAACAGGAGATAGAGTATTTTTCTCTAAATACAGTGGAACAGAAATAAAGCTTGATAATCAAGAATTGTTAATTTTAAGACAAGACGATATTTTAGGAATAGTAGAAGAATAAGACCACATAAATTGTTAATAATTCAGGGAGGGATTCTAAATGGCAAAGCAAATATTATACGGAGAAGAAGCAAGAAGAGCTATGCAAAAAGGTGTAGATAAGCTTGCAAATACTGTTAAGGTTACTCTTGGACCAAAAGGAAGAAATGTTGTTTTAGATAAAAAATTTGGCTCACCACTTATAACAAATGATGGAGTAAGTATAGCAAAGGAAATAGAACTTGAAGATCCATATGAAAATATGGGAGCACAACTTGTTAAAGAAGTTGCAACAAAAACTAATGATGTAGCAGGAGACGGAACTACTACAGCAACACTTCTTGCACAAGCAATAATAAGAGAAGGATTAAAAAATGTTACAGCTGGAGCTAATCCAATGCTTATAAGAAGCGGAATAAGACTTGCTGTAGAAAAAACAGTTGAAGGACTTAAAGGAATATCAAAAAATGTTAATGGAAAAGAAGATATAGCAAGAGTTGCTTCAATTTCAGCAGCAGATCCTGAAATAGGAAAATTAATAGCAGATGCTATGGAAAAAGTAGGCAACGAAGGTGTTATAACTGTTGAAGAATCAAAATCAATGGGTACAGAGCTTGATGTTGTTGAAGGTATGCAATTTGATAGAGGATATTTAAGTCCATATATGGTAACAGATCAAGAAAAGATGGAAGCTGTACTTGATGATCCATATATATTAATAACAGATAAGAAAATATCAAATATACAAGAAATTCTTCCACTTCTTGAGCAAATAGTTCAACAAGGTAAGAAATTACTTATAATAGCTGATGATGTTGAAGGAGAAGCTTTAGCTACATTAGTTGTTAATAAATTAAGAGGAACATTTAACTGTGTTGCTGTTAAAGCACCAGGTTTTGGTGATAGAAGAAAAGATATGTTAAGAGATATAGCAATTCTTACAGGTGGAGAAGTTATATCTGAAGAACTTGGAAAAGATCTTAAGGATGTAAAAGTTGAGGATCTTGGAAGTGCTGAAAGCATTAAAATATCTAAAGAAAACACTACAGTTGTAAATGGAAGAGGCGACAAGAACGCAATCCACGACAGAGTTGCTCAAATAAGAGGTCAAATAGAAGAAACTACTTCTGATTTTGATAGAGAAAAATTACAAGAAAGATTAGCAAAACTTGCTGGTGGAGTTGCAGTTATAAAAGTTGGAGCTGCTTCAGAAACTGAATTAAAAGAAAGAAAAATGAGAATTGAAGATGCGCTTGCAGCTACAAAAGCAGCTGTTGAAGAAGGTATAATTGCTGGTGGTGGTACTGCATATATTAATGTATTACCAGAAGTAAAAGAATTAACTTCTGAAGACCCAGATATTCAAGTTGGTATAAATATAATAATTAAAGCACTTGAAGAACCAGTAAGACAAATAGCTGCAAATGCAGGACTTGAAGGTTCAGTAATTATAGAGAAAATAATAAAAAGTGATAAAGGCATTGGATTTGATGCATTACATGAAAAATATGTTGATATGTTAAATGTAGGAATTGTTGATCCAACTAAGGTTACAAGATCAGCACTTCAAAATGCTGCATCAGTAGCTTCAACATTCCTTACAACAGAATGTGCAGTAGCAGATATTCCTGAGAAAGAAAAGCCTGAAATGCCAGGTGGAGCACCAGGAATGGGAATGGGCGGAATGTACTAATAAAAAGCTCAAGCATATAAAATAAGATAATTAAAGGACTGAATCCTGTTTTTAGGATTTAGTCCTTTTCTTTTAATAATAAAAAAATATTAATTAAACGTTTTGAATTATAATAAGAAATACAACTAAATTTTCAGGTGAGAATTATTTTCTATTTTGTTTATAATGTAGCTGCTATGTTTTTGAAGCTTATTTTCTTTTTTAAGCTTGCTCATATAGAGAGAAAGATTACTACTCGTATCAAAGGCAGATATTGCCCCGTAAACCCCAGCGATAGAAATACAAGTCAGATTAAAGGTATCCTTAACACCTTTTCTATCAATACCAACTATATATTTATTTTTTCTATCTACTTCATTGAAAAAATTTAAAACCCCACTATCAAATCTGTCTATAATTAACCCACTTAATTTATAACATTCCTCCAAAGAGGCTTTAACAATGCAAATAAAATCATCCCCACCAATATGACCAACAAAGCTTTTTAAGGTGAATATTTCCAGTAAGCAATCTTTTATTATGTTTGCAGTAAATTTTAATATTTTATCGCCATTTTCAAAACCATAAACATCATTATAAACTTTAAAATTATCTAAATCTAAATAAAGTACACAAAAATTTTCATTTGAATTTAAAATATCTGATAGTGTTTTTTCAATAAGCATATTACCAGGTAAGCCAGTAAGGGGATTTAATTCTCTAGCATAATTTTTTTCAATTGCTACAGTAAATTCAAGAAGTTTTTTTATGGTAACTATACCGTAGTAGTAATTATTTTTAGTTACAATAACATAGTCATATATCTTATCAGAATCACGTTCCATTGCCATTTTAGCAGTATCACCTATATTTGTATTATAATCTACTATAAGAGCATTCTTGTCCATTACAAGTTCAACAGGACGTTTTGAAAATATAGCTACACCATATTGAGTTGCAAGTACGGAATCAAGAGTATGTTTCATAACAAGACCTACAGGAATATTATTTTCAACAATGCAAGCACCGGTAAGTAAAGTTGAATGAAAATACTTTTTTAGTTCAGAACATGAAAGTTTTCTGTCAAATGATGAATAATTTATTGCAATATCTCCTATTCTACCTTTATCAAAGCTAAAATAATTTCTTTTAAGTCTATTATAATTTAAAATGAGTTTTTTTACTTCAGTGGGTGTCTCATAAAAATCAGGTTTTGGTTTAAGAATAAAGAAGCCTTGGCCGGCATAAACACCTAAGTCTATTAAAGTTTTGAGTTCACCCTCTGTTTCGATACCTTCTGCTATTAGTTTTAGGTTTGCAGCTTTGGAAAAGTCTACGAAAGATTTTACAAGAAGTCTTTTGAAATTATTTTTATCTATATTTTTTATAAGTTCTATATCTAGTTTTATATAATGAGGTTTTGTTTCTGATATAGTTTGAAGTCCTGAATATCCTGAACCAGTATCATCTAGGGCTATTCTATATCCTTGATCAGTATAGCGTTTTAGTACTTTTGAAAAAGCTTTGTAGTCTGAAATTGCGGTTTTTTCGGTTATTTCAAATATTATATTGTCAGGAGATATATTATATTTAGCAAGATATTCTTTAGTTAAGCCAGTTTGAAAGTTTTTATTTTTAATAATTTCAGGATCTACATTTAAAAAAAGAAGTTTATTTGCATTTATGTTTCTAGCGTTTTTAATAGCACTAATTCTACATGCAAATTCAAGTTCCCAGGTTTTATTGAATTCTTTAGCTGTACTAAAAAGACTATTAGGTGAGTAGAGAGAAGAGTTTTCAGGACCTCTGCTTAGAGCTTCATATCCTAGAACTTTTCCATTTGAAAGAGAAATTATAGGTTGAAATAAGGTGGTTATATTCATATCTTTAAGAATTTCCTCTAATTGATATAACATATCCATTTTAACATCTCCAATATAAAATATTCATTTAGGTTAAAAAACATATAATACAAAAGTACGTATAGAATTTGTACTATAAAGTATTTTAGGTGCAATCCTTTAAGTAGAAAAGTCAATAAGAACAATTTAGTATTATTACAATGATATTACTTATATGTTAATTATAGGTTAAGGACGAGTTAAATAACTATACATATTTTTGCTATTTTAAGAAAGTTTTTAATCAAAGATGATGTAAAAATGATTGACAAAATGCATTTTTTTAAATAAAATAGAAGTTAAAATAATCGATATAGAGAAAATAATTTGATTGTTAAGTAAACGTGTCAAAAGATGCTCACAAAATTAATATTTTGATACATATAGCTTTGTGTTTATTAAATTCTCTATAATATAGTTTAACTCATATATTTCCTGAATATGGCGGGATGTTTCTACAAGGAACCTTAAATTTCTAACTATGAGTGATTTGGTTGTATGCAAAAGCATGCTGATTTTCACTCTGGAAATTGGTGTGCTTATGTTCTAAGTAAAAGGTTTCATAAAATTCTGTATATTTATTATTATATGTAATTATACTATCATAAATATTTTTGAAAGGAAGTTGTACAAATGGCAAAAATCATAAAACAAGCTTATACATTTGATGATGTTTTACTTGTCCCTAATAAATCAGAGGTATTACCAAAAGAGGTTGATCTTTCTACGAATTTAACAAAGAAAATAAAACTTAATATACCACTAATGAGTGCGGGAATGGATACAGTTACTGAATCAAAAATGGCTATTGCTATGGCAAGAGAAGGCGGAATCGGAATAATTCACAAAAACATGACAATAAAAGAACAAGCAAGTGAAGTTGATAGAGTAAAAAGACAAGAAAATGGAGTTATTACTAATCCTATATCCCTTTCAAGAGATAATTCAGTTCAAGAAGCCCTTGATTTAATGAAGAAATATAGAATATCAGGTGTGCCTATAACAGATAAAAAAGGAAAATTAATAGGAATAATTACAAACAGAGATATTGTTTTTGAAACAGATTATTCAAAAAACATAGAAGAATTAATGACTACAGAAAATCTTGTAACAGCACCACAAGGGACAACTATAGATGAAGCTAAAAATCTTTTAAAGAAACATAAAATAGAAAAACTTCCTTTAGTAGATGATAATTTTATGCTTAAAGGTTTAATAACAATTAAAGATATAGAAAAAATAAGAAAATTCCCTAATGCAGCAAAGGATTCTCAAGGAAGATTACTTTGTGGAGCAGGTGTTGGCGTAACAGGAGATATGATGGACAGAGTTAAAGCTCTTGTGGAAGCTTCTGTTGACGTAATAGTTTTAGATACAGCTCATGGACATTCACAAGGAGTTTTAGAAGCTGTAAAAACTATAAAGAAAGCTTATCCAGAACTTCAAGTTATAGCAGGAAATGTTGCTACAGCAGGTGCGGTTCATGATTTAATAGAAGCTGGAGCAGATTGTGTAAAGGTTGGTATAGGACCTGGATCAATTTGTACTACAAGAGTTGTTGCAGGAATAGGAGTTCCACAACTTACAGCAGTTATGGATTGTGTAGAAGAAGCTAATAAATATGGAGTTCCAATAATTGCAGATGGCGGAATAAAATACTCAGGAGACATAGTTAAAGCCTTAGCAGCTGGAGCAAAAGCAGTTATGATGGGTTCTATGTTTGCAGGTTGTGAAGAAGCTCCAGGAGAAACTGAAATTTATCAAGGTAGAAGCTATAAGGTATACAGAGGAATGGGATCTTTAGCTGCTATGCAGTGCGGAAGTAAAGATAGATATTTCCAAGAAGGAAACAAAAAACTTGTTCCAGAAGGTGTTGAAGGAAGAGTACCATTTAAGGGATCTGTAATTGAAACAATATTCCAAATTTTAGGCGGAATACGTTCAGGAATGGGATATTTAGGTTCAAGAACTATGACAGAGTTATTTGAAAAGGCAACTTTTGTAGTTCAAACATCAGCAGGATTAAGAGAAAGTCATCCACATGATATTTCAATAACTAAGGAAGCACCTAATTACAGCGTAAACCAATAATAAGAATTATAACAATAAAATTTTATAAAAAACTAGCTAATACTTAACTTATCATTGTATATTGATGCATAAGTTAAGTTTTATCTTGGCTTTTATATAAATTAGGAGGAAAAAATGGAAAAACAATTAGTTTTAGTTATTGATTTTGGTGGTCAGTACAATCAACTTATAGCAAGAAGAGTAAGAGAGCACAATGTGTATTGTGAAATAGTTCCATACACTTATTCAATAGATAAAATAAAAGAGAAAAATCCTAGTGCAGTAATATTTACTGGTGGTCAAAATAGTGTGTATGGAGAAAATGCACCTCAAGTTGATAAAGAAATTTTTGAACTTTCAGTACCTGTGCTTGGAATATGCTACGGTCATCAACTTATAACTCATACTTTAGACGGAGAAGTTAAGACATCAGAAATAAGAGAATATGGAAAAACTAATGTTACTTTAGATAATACTTGTGAATTATTTGAGGGAATAGAAAGCAATAATTCATGTTGGATGAGTCATACAGATAGAGTTGAAAAGGTACCAGAAGGTTTTAAAGTTGTTGGAAACACTGAAGTTTGTCCAGTTGCAGCTATGGCAAATAAAGATAGAAAGATATATGGAGTTCAGTTCCATCCAGAAGTTTTACATACCCCTTTTGGTGAACAATTTTTCTCAAACTTTTTATTTAAAGTATGTGGTTTAAAATCAGATTGGTCAATGTCTTCCTTTGCTAAGGAAAAAATTCAACAAATAAAAGAAGTTGTAGGAGATAAAAAAGTTTTATGTGCACTTTCAGGTGGAGTAGATTCATCTGTTGCTGCAGTTTTAGTTCATAAAGCAATTGGAAAACAACTTACATGCGTATTTGTTGATCATGGTCTACTTAGAAAAGATGAGGGCGATCAAGTTGAAAGTATTTTTAGAAAACAGTTTGATATGAACTTAATAAGAGTTAATGCTAAGGATAGATTTCTTGGAAAGTTAAAAGGAGTTTCTGATCCTGAAAGAAAGAGAAAAATAATCGGAGAAGAGTTTATAAGAGTTTTTGAGGAAGAAGCTAATAAGCTAGGTGAGATAGATTTTCTAGTTCAAGGAACAATTTATCCAGATGTTGTTGAAAGTGGAACAGATACTTCTGCAACTATAAAAAGTCATCATAATGTTGGTGGACTTCCAGAGGATATGAAATTTGAACTTATAGAACCATTAAGAGAATTATTTAAGGACGAAGTAAGAGCAGTTGGAGAAGAACTAGGAATTCCTCATAAGCTTGTATGGCGTCAACCATTCCCAGGACCAGGTCTTGGAATAAGAGTACTTGGTGAAGTGACAGAAGAAAAGCTTGAAATAGTAAGGGAAGCAGATGCTATTTTCAGAGAAGAAATTGCAAATGCAGGTCTTGAAGAAAAGATATGGCAGTACTTTGCATGCCTTCCAAACATTCATTCTGTTGGAGTTATGGGTGATGGTAGAACTTACTGTGAAACTGTAGCTTTAAGAGCTGTAACTTCTTCTGATGCTATGACTTCTGATTGGGCTAGAATTCCATATGAAGTTTTAGATAAGGTTTCAAGAAGGATAGTAAATGAAGTTAAAGGTGTTAATAGAATAGTTTATGACATAACTAGTAAACCACCTGCAACTATTGAGTGGGAATAGTTTCTACAATAAAAAATATGGCTCTATATAGGCATTTACACGTGGTTAATAGATTGGGTGACCAGCTATTGACCACGTTTTTTATTTTGGGCTAAAAAAGTATTTATGTTTTGGACTACATCAAATTGATGACGAGGATATAAATGCCCATATGTTTTTAATACTTCCCTTACATCTGTATGCCCTAACCTTTGAGCAATAGCAATTATATTAACGTCTAAAGAGATTAAAAAAGATGCATGCGAGTGCCGTAAAGCATGTACTTTTATCTTTTTTATTCCGGCTTTTTTTGAATGCCTTTCTATAGCATGTTTAGGAAAAAATTTATTTGTTGGTAATCCATCAAGTGAAAAGATAAATGAATCTTTTTTACTATTAAATAAAGTTTTCTGAACTTCTTGCCAGTCTAATAATAATTTACAAGTAATATCGTCAATTATAATATCTCGTATTGATGAATCATTTTTTAAATTATCAAATTGCCAAGTATCTTTATTTTTATAATTTAGATCTCTAGTTATTTTTAAAATCTTATCTTTACTAATGTCTTTCCACTGCAAAGCTTGCATTTCAGAAAATCTTAATCCAGTATAAAATAGAAAATGTATCATTATAAATCCAAAATATTGCAATAAATCATTTTTATCAAAAGTATTTAGTACTTGATCTAATTCATCTTTAGTCCAAAATTGTACTTCGGTTTTTACTCTTTTTACATTACCAGCTTTTTTTACTGGATTAATGTTTACTACACCAAGTGTTATTGCTCTTTCAAAAATAGCGCTAAGCATGATGTGCAAGTTTCTCACATAATTCTGATTGTTGCCATTTTCTAGTAAATATTGATGCCATTTTTCTATTTGCAAAGGTGTTATTTTTGATATAGAATATTCACCAAAATAATTAACTATATTTTTATCTATACTTGAAATTCTATTCTCGTAAGTTGTGATTCTAACTTGAGTTTTATACCACTTTTTATATTCCTCAATAAAAGCCTTAATCTTAGTAGATTTATTATATATTAAAGTGCCAGCATAATATTCATTTTTTAATTTGTTATATTCCTCTATTGCTTCTTTTTGATTTTTAAAACCACGTCTTGTTGTTTGCCGTCTTTTACCTGTTTTAGGATCAGTCCCTAATGAAATTTTAAACCAATATAGTTTTCTTGAATCTTGCTTTATGTTAGTATTTGAAGCAGCCATAAAATCACCTTTTCTTTATAATATTTATTCCAAATTTATTATAATTTTTTCTTTTTAGATTTACAATACTTACAATTACATTCTACAAGATCCCTAGGGCATACTTCTAAAACATTAGCTATTGTTTCTAAAGTATTTAAAGTAGGGCTTTTACATCTTTTATCCGATTCTAAATTTGAAATATATCCCTGTGCCAACCCAGATAATTTGCTTAACTTTTTTTGTGTAATTTTTTTCTTTTTTCGATATTGTTTTATCTTAAGTACAAACATTTTTGGTTCACCCTTTTAATTAAATTTAATATTATTTAATAACACTTAATTAATTTTATTACAATTTACAATTAATATCTATAATTAAAAAGTGGAAATATTCTGTCGGAAATATCTCTGGGAGCGATATTTTTTTGATGTATAATAATATTACAAAATTAATATTTTTAACAATTTTGTAATTGTTTCAATGTAAAAAGTTTTAATCTATTTAAAGTATTATTTATCATAGAAACATAAAAATACAATGGGGGAGTATATGTGGAATATACAATTAAGCTAGAAGAAGAATTTGAAAATAAATTAAAAAAGTTAATAGAAAAAGAACGCAAAAATTAATTTGCGCTCTTTTTCTTTATTATATAATGATTTACGTCAGCTTTCATAGCAGCAGTAAGGACTTCCATAACTCCATCAGAAAAATCAGTGTTCTCTTTTAATAATCCTATTTCTATTAATTGCTCTATTGCTTTTTTTAAGCATTTAAATTCTTGTCTTTTTTCAACCCATTCTTTTTCTTCTGTGACTCCATATAGCCAATATTCTTCTGGCTTTTTACTTAAGGTTACTAATTTCAAAAGAAATTTTTTAGATGCATTTCTTTTTCCACTCTCCAGCATATTGTAAAAGGCAGTACTTACATTTAGTAATTTTGCCATATCCTTTTGGTTTTCTATTCCTAGTTCAAGCCTATATTTCTTAAGCCTTTCATTAAATTCCATCTTAATGCCCTCCCGACAGTAAGATTATATAATAAGTTTACAATTTTGTAAAGTACGTTTATTAAATTAACAAACTTGTAAAACGTAGATATACATTAATAATGGAAGAAAAAGTAAGAATTAAAGAGATAATTTATAATAACAGTTGATTTTTATGATTTACAAATTAGTTAAAAAAGTTTACTATTAGGTTGTAGCAAGGAAGGAGGGAAAAGCAAATGACATTAAAGGAACTAAGACGGAAATCTTTTATACAGCAACAAGGAATCGCCTTAAAGCTTGGCATTTCAAGGCAGCAATACCACAAAATAGAAAAAGGAATAGCAACACTAGACAGCAAGAAACTTGAAAAATTATCCAATATTTTCAATAAAACACCGCTTGATATTTTAAAGTGTTGGGAGGAAAGCAGAAATGGAACTAGATGTTGAAGCAACGGCAAAACTTGTAGAATTTTTAGAAAAAATAAAAAAAGAAAAAGTTAACAAGAAGTAACTGGGAGTGAGCTAATGGAGAAAGAAAAAACAGATTATCCAATTGTTTTAACTGCAAAACATGTGGCTGAAATAATGAGTTGCAGTGAAGTAACAGCTAGGACATATATAAAAACAGTAAATGCAAAATTAACAGAACAAGGTAAGCTTTCAAGTAATGCAATTTCTAAAATATCAAGAGTGCCAAGAGATTATTTCTTTGAGATTTTTGGCATTTAATAAGGGAGTGATTTAAATGTTAAAACTTAAACATTTATTTACAAATGTAAGCGAAGACAAAGTGATTTCTTATTGCAAAGAATTGACTACAGGAAAGTATTACAAAGTAGTTAACAGCGGAGATATAGGACGTGTAATGGAGGAAATAACAGAAATAAGCCAAGACGAATTTACTTTAAAATTTACAGAAAGAATCCATGATAAGTTGAATTCTAAAAGCAAAATTTTAGGCATGAATGGGTATTATTTTGACAACTCAAGCAATGAAATTACTTTTGATCCTAAAGAAAAACTAGTGGAGGAAATTTCAAAGTCTTTACATTATGATTCAGCAGATTCTGAAATATACGCAAAGTATTGGCTTAAGAAAACAGTAGCAGAATATAAAAAAGCTTATTGCATATATAGATGCTGAGAATGACTTGATTATTAACAGAGTGAATTTTGCTTATAGATTAGGCACTGAAAAACTTAATAAGAGAGCAATGCAGACATTGAAACTTGACAAAGAAAGAAATCTTATTACAGAGAAAGAATTCTTAGAAGCTATGGAAGTTATAAAAAACAATTAGGGAGGTTTAATATGAACGATTTAAAAATAATTAATCATGAAGGAGTAAATGTAACTGACAGCAGAGAAGTTGCAGAAATAATAGGAAAAGATCACTCACATTTAATGAGAGATATTAAAGGATATGTTTCGATAATTTCAACCAATCCAAAATTGGATTCGTTAGATTTCTTCATTGTAGATAATTATAAAGATGCTAAAGGTGAAGAAAGACCATGTTACTTACTAACTAAGCAAGGTTGTGAAATGGTAGCAAATAAAATGACAGGTAAAAAAGGAGTACTTTTTACTGCTGAGTATGTTCAAGCATTTAATAATATGGAAAAGCAAGTAAAGATATTAACTCCAAGAGAAGAATTAAAATTGCATTATGAAGTTTTAGAAACACACCAAGCAGATATACAGGAAGTCAAAGCAGATATAAAGGATTTAAAAGAGAATTCGCCACTTTTCAATATTGAATGTGAAGAACTTCAAAAGTTAGTGAAAAAGATAGGAACTAAAGTATTGGGTGGACATGATTCTGTATCTTATAAAGATAAATCTTTGAGAACAAAAATTTATGCAGATTTACAAAGTCAGATAAGAAGGGAATTTGGAGTAGGTAGCTATAAAGCAATAAAAAGATGTCAACTAGAAGAAGCCAAAAAAATTGTATTAGGGTATAAAGCACCTATAGTACTTAAAGATAAAATAGACCTACTAAACAATCAAATTAATATGCATAGCCGCATGATTATGTAGGAGGTGTAAACAATGCCTAGAAGATATTTACCGCTCATAGTCGGCTTACCATATTTAACTTTTAAATATAAGAGTACGCTGACTAATAAGTATTTGAAAGATTATTATATAACGGATTTAGGCGGAGTGCTATTTATGGAAAGGAGACAAAATAC
The Clostridium felsineum DSM 794 DNA segment above includes these coding regions:
- a CDS encoding ORF6C domain-containing protein is translated as MNDLKIINHEGVNVTDSREVAEIIGKDHSHLMRDIKGYVSIISTNPKLDSLDFFIVDNYKDAKGEERPCYLLTKQGCEMVANKMTGKKGVLFTAEYVQAFNNMEKQVKILTPREELKLHYEVLETHQADIQEVKADIKDLKENSPLFNIECEELQKLVKKIGTKVLGGHDSVSYKDKSLRTKIYADLQSQIRREFGVGSYKAIKRCQLEEAKKIVLGYKAPIVLKDKIDLLNNQINMHSRMIM
- a CDS encoding flavoprotein → MPRRYLPLIVGLPYLTFKYKSTLTNKYLKDYYITDLGGVLFMERRQNT